One Rattus norvegicus strain BN/NHsdMcwi chromosome 18, GRCr8, whole genome shotgun sequence DNA segment encodes these proteins:
- the Zfp532 gene encoding zinc finger protein 532 isoform X9, whose product MIACSLLTYCHHYEEDSTTTTLASRSWVERLTGIFFNHLWRGLAFFHSKHLIKFMTMGDMKTPDFDDLLAAFDIPDMVDPKAAIESGHDDHESHIKQNAHVDDDSHTPSSSDVGVSVIVKNVRNIDSSEGVEKDGHNPTGNGLHNGFLTASSLDSYGKDGAKSLKGDTPASEVTLKDPAFSQFSPISSAEEFEDDEKIEVDDPPDKEETRANFRSNVLTGSAPQQDFDKLKALGGENTSKTGVSASGHADKNKVKREAESNSITLSVYEPFKVRKAEDKLKENSEKMLESRVLDGKPSSEKNDPAIAAATSSKTKSSSKLSSCIAAIAALSAKKAASDSCKEPVANSREASPLPKEVNDSPKAADKSPESQNLIDGTKKASLKPSDSPRSVSSENSSKGSPSSPVGSTPAIPKVRIKTIKTSSGEIKRTVTRVLPEVDLDSGKKPSEQAASVMASVTSLLSSSASAAVLSSPPRAPLPTAMVTSAVSSAELTPKQVTIKPVATAFLPVSAVKTAGSQVINLKLANNTTVKATVISAASVQSASSAIIKAANAIQQQTVVVPASSLANAKLVPKTVHLANLNLLPQGAQATSELRQVLTKPQQQIKQAILNAAAAQPPKKVSRVQVVSSLQSSVVEAFNKVLSSVNPVPVYIPNLSPPASAGITLPMRGYKCLECGDSFALEKSLSQHYDRRSVRIEVTCNHCTKNLVFYNKCSLLSHARGHKEKGVVMQCSHLILKPVPADQMIVSPSSNTAASTLPSSVGAATHTVAKVQPGLTGAVISAPPSTPISPAMPLDEDPSKLCRHSLKCLECNEVFQDETSLATHFQHAADTCGQMCTLQCCVL is encoded by the coding sequence AACATCTGATCAAATTCATGACCATGGGGGATATGAAGACCCCAGACTTTGATGACCTCTTGGCAGCGTTTGACATACCAGATATGGTTGATCCTAAAGCAGCCATTGAGTCTGGGCACGATGACCACGAAAGCCACATTAAGCAGAATGCTCACGTGGATGACGACTCTCACACACCATCATCCTCAGATGTTGGCGTTAGTGTGATTGTGAAGAATGTTCGCAACATCGACTCCTCTGAGGGAGTGGAAAAAGATGGCCACAATCCCACAGGCAATGGCTTGCATAACGGGTTTCTCACGGCCTCCTCTCTTGACAGCTATGGTAAGGATGGAGCCAAGTCCTTAAAAGGAGACACACCTGCCTCAGAGGTGACTCTTAAAGACCCAGCGTTCAGCCAGTTCAGCCCCATCTCCAGCGCCGAGGAGTTTGAGGATGATGAGAAAATAGAGGTGGATGACCCACCTGATAAGGAGGAGACGAGGGCCAATTTCAGATCAAATGTGCTGACGGGCTCCGCTCCCCAGCAGGACTTCGACAAACTGAAGGCACTTGGAGGGGAAAACACAAGCAAGACTGGAGTCTCTGCATCAGGTCATGCAGATAAAAACAAAgtcaagagagaagcagaaagcaaTTCCATAACCCTGAGTGTCTATGAGCCGTTTAAGGTCAGAAAAGCAGAGGATAAGTTGAAGGAGAACTCTGAGAAGATGCTTGAAAGCAGGGTCCTGGATGGGAAGCCGAGCTCCGAGAAGAACGACCCTGCCATTGCTGCTGCCACATCTTCCAAAACAAAGTCGTCCTCCAAGCTCTCGTCGTGCATAGCCGCCATTGCGGCTCTGAGTGCGAAAAAGGCTGCATCTGACTCCTGCAAAGAGCCTGTGGCCAATTCCAGGGAAGCATCTCCACTACCAAAAGAAGTGAATGACAGTCCCAAAGCCGCTGACAAGTCTCCGGAATCCCAGAATCTCATCGATGGCACCAAGAAGGCCTCTCTGAAGCCGTCAGATAGTCCCAGGAGCGTATCCAGTGAGAACAGCAGCAAAGGGTCCCCATCCTCTCCTGTGGGGTCTACCCCAGCTATCCCCAAAGTCCGCATCAAGACCATCAAGACATCATCTGGGGAGATCAAGAGGACAGTGACCAGAGTACTGCCAGAAGTGGATCTGGACTCTGGGAAGAAGCCTTCTGAGCAGGCAGCGTCCGTGATGGCGTCTGTGACGTCACTTCTGTCATCTTCAGCATCAGCTGCGGTCCTCTCCTCACCCCCCAGGGCACCTCTGCCGACAGCCATGGTTACCAGTGCGGTTTCCTCTGCAGAGCTGACTCCCAAACAGGTAACCATCAAGCCCGTGGCTACAGcttttcttcctgtgtctgccGTCAAGACAGCAGGGTCTCAAGTCATCAACCTGAAGCTGGCTAACAACACAACGGTGAAAGCCACGGTCATCTCGGCTGCCTCTGTTCAGAGCGCCAGCAGTGCCATCATCAAAGCTGCCAATGCCATCCAGCAGCAAACCGTTGTGGTGCCGGCCTCCAGTCTGGCCAATGCCAAACTCGTGCCAAAGACTGTGCACCTTGCCAACCTTAACCTCCTGCCTCAGGGTGCCCAGGCCACCTCTGAACTCCGCCAAGTGCTCACCAAACCTCAGCAGCAAATAAAGCAGGCAATACTCAATGCCGCGGCCGCGCAGCCACCCAAGAAGGTGTCCCGGGTCCAGGTGGTGTCCTCCTTGCAGAGTTCTGTGGTGGAAGCTTTCAACAAGGTGCTGAGCAGCGTCAACCCAGTCCCTGTTTACATCCCGAACCTCAGTCCTCCCGCCAGTGCCGGGATCACGTTACCGATGCGCGGGTACAAGTGCTTGGAGTGCGGGGACTCCTTCGCCCTGGAAAAGAGCCTGAGCCAGCACTACGACAGGCGCAGCGTGCGCATCGAAGTGACGTGCAACCACTGTACGAAGAACCTTGTTTTTTACAACAAGTGCAGCCTCCTTTCCCACGCCCGAGGGCATAAGGAGAAAGGCGTGGTGATGCAGTGCTCCCACTTAATCCTAAAACCAGTCCCAGCAGACCAGATGATAGTGTCTCCGTCCAGCAATACTGCTGCTTCCACTCTGCCGAGCTCGGTGGGAGCTGCCACACACACTGTCGCCAAAGTACAGCCTGGCCTAACCGGGGCGGTTATCTCAGCTCCTCCAAGCACACCCATCAGCCCAGCCATGCCCCTAGACGAAGACCCCTCCAAGCTCTGTAGACACAGTCTCAAGTGTTTGGAGTGCAATGAAGTCTTCCAGGATGAGACGTCCCTGGCCACACATTTCCAGCATGCCGCAGACACATGTGGACAA
- the Zfp532 gene encoding zinc finger protein 532 isoform X10 yields the protein MIACSLLTYCHHYEEDSTTTTLASRSWVERLTGIFFNHLWRGLAFFHSKHLIKFMTMGDMKTPDFDDLLAAFDIPDMVDPKAAIESGHDDHESHIKQNAHVDDDSHTPSSSDVGVSVIVKNVRNIDSSEGVEKDGHNPTGNGLHNGFLTASSLDSYGKDGAKSLKGDTPASEVTLKDPAFSQFSPISSAEEFEDDEKIEVDDPPDKEETRANFRSNVLTGSAPQQDFDKLKALGGENTSKTGVSASGHADKNKVKREAESNSITLSVYEPFKVRKAEDKLKENSEKMLESRVLDGKPSSEKNDPAIAAATSSKTKSSSKLSSCIAAIAALSAKKAASDSCKEPVANSREASPLPKEVNDSPKAADKSPESQNLIDGTKKASLKPSDSPRSVSSENSSKGSPSSPVGSTPAIPKVRIKTIKTSSGEIKRTVTRVLPEVDLDSGKKPSEQAASVMASVTSLLSSSASAAVLSSPPRAPLPTAMVTSAVSSAELTPKQVTIKPVATAFLPVSAVKTAGSQVINLKLANNTTVKATVISAASVQSASSAIIKAANAIQQQTVVVPASSLANAKLVPKTVHLANLNLLPQGAQATSELRQVLTKPQQQIKQAILNAAAAQPPKKVSRVQVVSSLQSSVVEAFNKVLSSVNPVPVYIPNLSPPASAGITLPMRGYKCLECGDSFALEKSLSQHYDRRSVRIEVTCNHCTKNLVFYNKCSLLSHARGHKEKGVVMQCSHLILKPVPADQMIVSPSSNTAASTLPSSVGAATHTVAKVQPGLTGAVISAPPSTPISPAMPLDEDPSKLCRHSLKCLECNEVFQDETSLATHFQHAADTCGQATHC from the coding sequence AACATCTGATCAAATTCATGACCATGGGGGATATGAAGACCCCAGACTTTGATGACCTCTTGGCAGCGTTTGACATACCAGATATGGTTGATCCTAAAGCAGCCATTGAGTCTGGGCACGATGACCACGAAAGCCACATTAAGCAGAATGCTCACGTGGATGACGACTCTCACACACCATCATCCTCAGATGTTGGCGTTAGTGTGATTGTGAAGAATGTTCGCAACATCGACTCCTCTGAGGGAGTGGAAAAAGATGGCCACAATCCCACAGGCAATGGCTTGCATAACGGGTTTCTCACGGCCTCCTCTCTTGACAGCTATGGTAAGGATGGAGCCAAGTCCTTAAAAGGAGACACACCTGCCTCAGAGGTGACTCTTAAAGACCCAGCGTTCAGCCAGTTCAGCCCCATCTCCAGCGCCGAGGAGTTTGAGGATGATGAGAAAATAGAGGTGGATGACCCACCTGATAAGGAGGAGACGAGGGCCAATTTCAGATCAAATGTGCTGACGGGCTCCGCTCCCCAGCAGGACTTCGACAAACTGAAGGCACTTGGAGGGGAAAACACAAGCAAGACTGGAGTCTCTGCATCAGGTCATGCAGATAAAAACAAAgtcaagagagaagcagaaagcaaTTCCATAACCCTGAGTGTCTATGAGCCGTTTAAGGTCAGAAAAGCAGAGGATAAGTTGAAGGAGAACTCTGAGAAGATGCTTGAAAGCAGGGTCCTGGATGGGAAGCCGAGCTCCGAGAAGAACGACCCTGCCATTGCTGCTGCCACATCTTCCAAAACAAAGTCGTCCTCCAAGCTCTCGTCGTGCATAGCCGCCATTGCGGCTCTGAGTGCGAAAAAGGCTGCATCTGACTCCTGCAAAGAGCCTGTGGCCAATTCCAGGGAAGCATCTCCACTACCAAAAGAAGTGAATGACAGTCCCAAAGCCGCTGACAAGTCTCCGGAATCCCAGAATCTCATCGATGGCACCAAGAAGGCCTCTCTGAAGCCGTCAGATAGTCCCAGGAGCGTATCCAGTGAGAACAGCAGCAAAGGGTCCCCATCCTCTCCTGTGGGGTCTACCCCAGCTATCCCCAAAGTCCGCATCAAGACCATCAAGACATCATCTGGGGAGATCAAGAGGACAGTGACCAGAGTACTGCCAGAAGTGGATCTGGACTCTGGGAAGAAGCCTTCTGAGCAGGCAGCGTCCGTGATGGCGTCTGTGACGTCACTTCTGTCATCTTCAGCATCAGCTGCGGTCCTCTCCTCACCCCCCAGGGCACCTCTGCCGACAGCCATGGTTACCAGTGCGGTTTCCTCTGCAGAGCTGACTCCCAAACAGGTAACCATCAAGCCCGTGGCTACAGcttttcttcctgtgtctgccGTCAAGACAGCAGGGTCTCAAGTCATCAACCTGAAGCTGGCTAACAACACAACGGTGAAAGCCACGGTCATCTCGGCTGCCTCTGTTCAGAGCGCCAGCAGTGCCATCATCAAAGCTGCCAATGCCATCCAGCAGCAAACCGTTGTGGTGCCGGCCTCCAGTCTGGCCAATGCCAAACTCGTGCCAAAGACTGTGCACCTTGCCAACCTTAACCTCCTGCCTCAGGGTGCCCAGGCCACCTCTGAACTCCGCCAAGTGCTCACCAAACCTCAGCAGCAAATAAAGCAGGCAATACTCAATGCCGCGGCCGCGCAGCCACCCAAGAAGGTGTCCCGGGTCCAGGTGGTGTCCTCCTTGCAGAGTTCTGTGGTGGAAGCTTTCAACAAGGTGCTGAGCAGCGTCAACCCAGTCCCTGTTTACATCCCGAACCTCAGTCCTCCCGCCAGTGCCGGGATCACGTTACCGATGCGCGGGTACAAGTGCTTGGAGTGCGGGGACTCCTTCGCCCTGGAAAAGAGCCTGAGCCAGCACTACGACAGGCGCAGCGTGCGCATCGAAGTGACGTGCAACCACTGTACGAAGAACCTTGTTTTTTACAACAAGTGCAGCCTCCTTTCCCACGCCCGAGGGCATAAGGAGAAAGGCGTGGTGATGCAGTGCTCCCACTTAATCCTAAAACCAGTCCCAGCAGACCAGATGATAGTGTCTCCGTCCAGCAATACTGCTGCTTCCACTCTGCCGAGCTCGGTGGGAGCTGCCACACACACTGTCGCCAAAGTACAGCCTGGCCTAACCGGGGCGGTTATCTCAGCTCCTCCAAGCACACCCATCAGCCCAGCCATGCCCCTAGACGAAGACCCCTCCAAGCTCTGTAGACACAGTCTCAAGTGTTTGGAGTGCAATGAAGTCTTCCAGGATGAGACGTCCCTGGCCACACATTTCCAGCATGCCGCAGACACATGTGGACAA
- the Zfp532 gene encoding zinc finger protein 532 isoform X11 yields the protein MIACSLLTYCHHYEEDSTTTTLASRSWVERLTGIFFNHLWRGLAFFHSKHLIKFMTMGDMKTPDFDDLLAAFDIPDMVDPKAAIESGHDDHESHIKQNAHVDDDSHTPSSSDVGVSVIVKNVRNIDSSEGVEKDGHNPTGNGLHNGFLTASSLDSYGKDGAKSLKGDTPASEVTLKDPAFSQFSPISSAEEFEDDEKIEVDDPPDKEETRANFRSNVLTGSAPQQDFDKLKALGGENTSKTGVSASGHADKNKVKREAESNSITLSVYEPFKVRKAEDKLKENSEKMLESRVLDGKPSSEKNDPAIAAATSSKTKSSSKLSSCIAAIAALSAKKAASDSCKEPVANSREASPLPKEVNDSPKAADKSPESQNLIDGTKKASLKPSDSPRSVSSENSSKGSPSSPVGSTPAIPKVRIKTIKTSSGEIKRTVTRVLPEVDLDSGKKPSEQAASVMASVTSLLSSSASAAVLSSPPRAPLPTAMVTSAVSSAELTPKQVTIKPVATAFLPVSAVKTAGSQVINLKLANNTTVKATVISAASVQSASSAIIKAANAIQQQTVVVPASSLANAKLVPKTVHLANLNLLPQGAQATSELRQVLTKPQQQIKQAILNAAAAQPPKKVSRVQVVSSLQSSVVEAFNKVLSSVNPVPVYIPNLSPPASAGITLPMRGYKCLECGDSFALEKSLSQHYDRRSVRIEVTCNHCTKNLVFYNKCSLLSHARGHKEKGVVMQCSHLILKPVPADQMIVSPSSNTAASTLPSSVGAATHTVAKVQPGLTGAVISAPPSTPISPAMPLDEDPSKLCRHSLKCLECNEVFQDETSLATHFQHAADTCGQNNL from the coding sequence AACATCTGATCAAATTCATGACCATGGGGGATATGAAGACCCCAGACTTTGATGACCTCTTGGCAGCGTTTGACATACCAGATATGGTTGATCCTAAAGCAGCCATTGAGTCTGGGCACGATGACCACGAAAGCCACATTAAGCAGAATGCTCACGTGGATGACGACTCTCACACACCATCATCCTCAGATGTTGGCGTTAGTGTGATTGTGAAGAATGTTCGCAACATCGACTCCTCTGAGGGAGTGGAAAAAGATGGCCACAATCCCACAGGCAATGGCTTGCATAACGGGTTTCTCACGGCCTCCTCTCTTGACAGCTATGGTAAGGATGGAGCCAAGTCCTTAAAAGGAGACACACCTGCCTCAGAGGTGACTCTTAAAGACCCAGCGTTCAGCCAGTTCAGCCCCATCTCCAGCGCCGAGGAGTTTGAGGATGATGAGAAAATAGAGGTGGATGACCCACCTGATAAGGAGGAGACGAGGGCCAATTTCAGATCAAATGTGCTGACGGGCTCCGCTCCCCAGCAGGACTTCGACAAACTGAAGGCACTTGGAGGGGAAAACACAAGCAAGACTGGAGTCTCTGCATCAGGTCATGCAGATAAAAACAAAgtcaagagagaagcagaaagcaaTTCCATAACCCTGAGTGTCTATGAGCCGTTTAAGGTCAGAAAAGCAGAGGATAAGTTGAAGGAGAACTCTGAGAAGATGCTTGAAAGCAGGGTCCTGGATGGGAAGCCGAGCTCCGAGAAGAACGACCCTGCCATTGCTGCTGCCACATCTTCCAAAACAAAGTCGTCCTCCAAGCTCTCGTCGTGCATAGCCGCCATTGCGGCTCTGAGTGCGAAAAAGGCTGCATCTGACTCCTGCAAAGAGCCTGTGGCCAATTCCAGGGAAGCATCTCCACTACCAAAAGAAGTGAATGACAGTCCCAAAGCCGCTGACAAGTCTCCGGAATCCCAGAATCTCATCGATGGCACCAAGAAGGCCTCTCTGAAGCCGTCAGATAGTCCCAGGAGCGTATCCAGTGAGAACAGCAGCAAAGGGTCCCCATCCTCTCCTGTGGGGTCTACCCCAGCTATCCCCAAAGTCCGCATCAAGACCATCAAGACATCATCTGGGGAGATCAAGAGGACAGTGACCAGAGTACTGCCAGAAGTGGATCTGGACTCTGGGAAGAAGCCTTCTGAGCAGGCAGCGTCCGTGATGGCGTCTGTGACGTCACTTCTGTCATCTTCAGCATCAGCTGCGGTCCTCTCCTCACCCCCCAGGGCACCTCTGCCGACAGCCATGGTTACCAGTGCGGTTTCCTCTGCAGAGCTGACTCCCAAACAGGTAACCATCAAGCCCGTGGCTACAGcttttcttcctgtgtctgccGTCAAGACAGCAGGGTCTCAAGTCATCAACCTGAAGCTGGCTAACAACACAACGGTGAAAGCCACGGTCATCTCGGCTGCCTCTGTTCAGAGCGCCAGCAGTGCCATCATCAAAGCTGCCAATGCCATCCAGCAGCAAACCGTTGTGGTGCCGGCCTCCAGTCTGGCCAATGCCAAACTCGTGCCAAAGACTGTGCACCTTGCCAACCTTAACCTCCTGCCTCAGGGTGCCCAGGCCACCTCTGAACTCCGCCAAGTGCTCACCAAACCTCAGCAGCAAATAAAGCAGGCAATACTCAATGCCGCGGCCGCGCAGCCACCCAAGAAGGTGTCCCGGGTCCAGGTGGTGTCCTCCTTGCAGAGTTCTGTGGTGGAAGCTTTCAACAAGGTGCTGAGCAGCGTCAACCCAGTCCCTGTTTACATCCCGAACCTCAGTCCTCCCGCCAGTGCCGGGATCACGTTACCGATGCGCGGGTACAAGTGCTTGGAGTGCGGGGACTCCTTCGCCCTGGAAAAGAGCCTGAGCCAGCACTACGACAGGCGCAGCGTGCGCATCGAAGTGACGTGCAACCACTGTACGAAGAACCTTGTTTTTTACAACAAGTGCAGCCTCCTTTCCCACGCCCGAGGGCATAAGGAGAAAGGCGTGGTGATGCAGTGCTCCCACTTAATCCTAAAACCAGTCCCAGCAGACCAGATGATAGTGTCTCCGTCCAGCAATACTGCTGCTTCCACTCTGCCGAGCTCGGTGGGAGCTGCCACACACACTGTCGCCAAAGTACAGCCTGGCCTAACCGGGGCGGTTATCTCAGCTCCTCCAAGCACACCCATCAGCCCAGCCATGCCCCTAGACGAAGACCCCTCCAAGCTCTGTAGACACAGTCTCAAGTGTTTGGAGTGCAATGAAGTCTTCCAGGATGAGACGTCCCTGGCCACACATTTCCAGCATGCCGCAGACACATGTGGACAA
- the Zfp532 gene encoding zinc finger protein 532 isoform X12, translating into MIACSLLTYCHHYEEDSTTTTLASRSWVERLTGIFFNHLWRGLAFFHSKHLIKFMTMGDMKTPDFDDLLAAFDIPDMVDPKAAIESGHDDHESHIKQNAHVDDDSHTPSSSDVGVSVIVKNVRNIDSSEGVEKDGHNPTGNGLHNGFLTASSLDSYGKDGAKSLKGDTPASEVTLKDPAFSQFSPISSAEEFEDDEKIEVDDPPDKEETRANFRSNVLTGSAPQQDFDKLKALGGENTSKTGVSASGHADKNKVKREAESNSITLSVYEPFKVRKAEDKLKENSEKMLESRVLDGKPSSEKNDPAIAAATSSKTKSSSKLSSCIAAIAALSAKKAASDSCKEPVANSREASPLPKEVNDSPKAADKSPESQNLIDGTKKASLKPSDSPRSVSSENSSKGSPSSPVGSTPAIPKVRIKTIKTSSGEIKRTVTRVLPEVDLDSGKKPSEQAASVMASVTSLLSSSASAAVLSSPPRAPLPTAMVTSAVSSAELTPKQVTIKPVATAFLPVSAVKTAGSQVINLKLANNTTVKATVISAASVQSASSAIIKAANAIQQQTVVVPASSLANAKLVPKTVHLANLNLLPQGAQATSELRQVLTKPQQQIKQAILNAAAAQPPKKVSRVQVVSSLQSSVVEAFNKVLSSVNPVPVYIPNLSPPASAGITLPMRGYKCLECGDSFALEKSLSQHYDRRSVRIEVTCNHCTKNLVFYNKCSLLSHARGHKEKGVVMQCSHLILKPVPADQMIVSPSSNTAASTLPSSVGAATHTVAKVQPGLTGAVISAPPSTPISPAMPLDEDPSKLCRHSLKCLECNEVFQDETSLATHFQHAADTCGQK; encoded by the coding sequence AACATCTGATCAAATTCATGACCATGGGGGATATGAAGACCCCAGACTTTGATGACCTCTTGGCAGCGTTTGACATACCAGATATGGTTGATCCTAAAGCAGCCATTGAGTCTGGGCACGATGACCACGAAAGCCACATTAAGCAGAATGCTCACGTGGATGACGACTCTCACACACCATCATCCTCAGATGTTGGCGTTAGTGTGATTGTGAAGAATGTTCGCAACATCGACTCCTCTGAGGGAGTGGAAAAAGATGGCCACAATCCCACAGGCAATGGCTTGCATAACGGGTTTCTCACGGCCTCCTCTCTTGACAGCTATGGTAAGGATGGAGCCAAGTCCTTAAAAGGAGACACACCTGCCTCAGAGGTGACTCTTAAAGACCCAGCGTTCAGCCAGTTCAGCCCCATCTCCAGCGCCGAGGAGTTTGAGGATGATGAGAAAATAGAGGTGGATGACCCACCTGATAAGGAGGAGACGAGGGCCAATTTCAGATCAAATGTGCTGACGGGCTCCGCTCCCCAGCAGGACTTCGACAAACTGAAGGCACTTGGAGGGGAAAACACAAGCAAGACTGGAGTCTCTGCATCAGGTCATGCAGATAAAAACAAAgtcaagagagaagcagaaagcaaTTCCATAACCCTGAGTGTCTATGAGCCGTTTAAGGTCAGAAAAGCAGAGGATAAGTTGAAGGAGAACTCTGAGAAGATGCTTGAAAGCAGGGTCCTGGATGGGAAGCCGAGCTCCGAGAAGAACGACCCTGCCATTGCTGCTGCCACATCTTCCAAAACAAAGTCGTCCTCCAAGCTCTCGTCGTGCATAGCCGCCATTGCGGCTCTGAGTGCGAAAAAGGCTGCATCTGACTCCTGCAAAGAGCCTGTGGCCAATTCCAGGGAAGCATCTCCACTACCAAAAGAAGTGAATGACAGTCCCAAAGCCGCTGACAAGTCTCCGGAATCCCAGAATCTCATCGATGGCACCAAGAAGGCCTCTCTGAAGCCGTCAGATAGTCCCAGGAGCGTATCCAGTGAGAACAGCAGCAAAGGGTCCCCATCCTCTCCTGTGGGGTCTACCCCAGCTATCCCCAAAGTCCGCATCAAGACCATCAAGACATCATCTGGGGAGATCAAGAGGACAGTGACCAGAGTACTGCCAGAAGTGGATCTGGACTCTGGGAAGAAGCCTTCTGAGCAGGCAGCGTCCGTGATGGCGTCTGTGACGTCACTTCTGTCATCTTCAGCATCAGCTGCGGTCCTCTCCTCACCCCCCAGGGCACCTCTGCCGACAGCCATGGTTACCAGTGCGGTTTCCTCTGCAGAGCTGACTCCCAAACAGGTAACCATCAAGCCCGTGGCTACAGcttttcttcctgtgtctgccGTCAAGACAGCAGGGTCTCAAGTCATCAACCTGAAGCTGGCTAACAACACAACGGTGAAAGCCACGGTCATCTCGGCTGCCTCTGTTCAGAGCGCCAGCAGTGCCATCATCAAAGCTGCCAATGCCATCCAGCAGCAAACCGTTGTGGTGCCGGCCTCCAGTCTGGCCAATGCCAAACTCGTGCCAAAGACTGTGCACCTTGCCAACCTTAACCTCCTGCCTCAGGGTGCCCAGGCCACCTCTGAACTCCGCCAAGTGCTCACCAAACCTCAGCAGCAAATAAAGCAGGCAATACTCAATGCCGCGGCCGCGCAGCCACCCAAGAAGGTGTCCCGGGTCCAGGTGGTGTCCTCCTTGCAGAGTTCTGTGGTGGAAGCTTTCAACAAGGTGCTGAGCAGCGTCAACCCAGTCCCTGTTTACATCCCGAACCTCAGTCCTCCCGCCAGTGCCGGGATCACGTTACCGATGCGCGGGTACAAGTGCTTGGAGTGCGGGGACTCCTTCGCCCTGGAAAAGAGCCTGAGCCAGCACTACGACAGGCGCAGCGTGCGCATCGAAGTGACGTGCAACCACTGTACGAAGAACCTTGTTTTTTACAACAAGTGCAGCCTCCTTTCCCACGCCCGAGGGCATAAGGAGAAAGGCGTGGTGATGCAGTGCTCCCACTTAATCCTAAAACCAGTCCCAGCAGACCAGATGATAGTGTCTCCGTCCAGCAATACTGCTGCTTCCACTCTGCCGAGCTCGGTGGGAGCTGCCACACACACTGTCGCCAAAGTACAGCCTGGCCTAACCGGGGCGGTTATCTCAGCTCCTCCAAGCACACCCATCAGCCCAGCCATGCCCCTAGACGAAGACCCCTCCAAGCTCTGTAGACACAGTCTCAAGTGTTTGGAGTGCAATGAAGTCTTCCAGGATGAGACGTCCCTGGCCACACATTTCCAGCATGCCGCAGACACATGTGGACAA